DNA sequence from the Pedobacter schmidteae genome:
CCTTTATTATTATCGGCATTACGTTGCCGTTAAGGGTGATGAACTATTGATCAATGGCAAATCAACCGGGAAAATCAATTATTCTCCGGCTATCAATGGCGGTTTGTATGTCATCGGGAAAACTTTGCAAAGACCCGTTAAAACCATATTAGAGGTATTAAAAGCTGATGGCAGGTTTACCATGTTTGTGGAGTCGCAGCGACTAGCCGATGAATTGTATATTGAGACTATGGCTACGGCCATGGAACCGTTATACGGATATAAGCCTTCACCTGAAGAGGTGATGCAGGCTGCCAGCGGGCGTCTTTTTTACGAAAGTGGCTGGGGCATAAATAAGCCTATATATGAGGGATATATAGGCCCGAATATTACGGTATCGACTCTATTTGCTCCAACGGATGAGGCTTTTCATAAAGCCGGTTTCCAAAGCGTAGCGGATGTGCTGAAGTTAAATGAACGCGGGAATGTACGCTTTGACGAAGATTACTATACCCCAAGGGGAGGGTATCCTATGGATACCGTTTTTAGCTACCACCGCAATTGGGGGCGGATCAATCAATCCGAAACTGCTGGTGGAGACAAAGCAAATGGTAATGCTACCGTGTTTTACGGTAATGTGTTAAGCCCGGTTTTAAATGAGTATATGGTTAATCTGGGCGGCAACCCACCAATTGAATATGGTTATAAGATGCCATTCATGTTCTCGACTAGTAACAACCGTGTCCAGATGCAGATAAAGGGATCAGACTACCCGGCAGCTACGGTTACCGAAACGGACATCAATACTTTAAACGGCCCCATTCATGTGGTGGATCAATTATTTATTCCAAAAGGATTCAAACTAAAATAAACAATGGTAAAGCATAATTTATATCAAAGGAACAATACAATATGGTCTTTATTGCTGCTTGCCATACTAGGTCTATCCTGTAGTAAGGACGAGCAGGGACTGAGCGATTATGACAACAACAAAATTAACCTGGTAATAGCCGATAACTTTAACCTGTCGGCATTTAGTGCGGCGCTTAAGCGTGGTAATCTGGACAAAGATTTGCAACAGGGTATGGGACCCTATACTACATTGGCTCCTTCTGATGCTGCATTTTCGGCAGCTGGGTATACAAGTCCGGTAAGTGTGTTGACTGCCAATTCAACAACCATTGCGCGTATTGCCAATTACCACACTTTAGATGGTCGCTACGAACTGAATAAAATGCCGTTTCTTTTCAATCAGGAATTGAAATCCCGTGGTGGAAAATTATATGTAACCCACTGGATAAAAGGACAGGATACTGTGCTTACCATAAACGGAGCAAGGGTGCTGGCTCAAAATATTCCGGCATCAAATGGGTTGATCCAGGTATTGAACCGGGTGCTTACTCCTTATCTGCATGATGTATTGAGCGATGCCATAACTGCTGAATCCGGCATTACACTTTTTGCCCAGGCTCTGAAAACTTCGGGGCTGCTGCAAACCCTGGATCAGGCCGGCCCTTACACAGTTTTTGCACCAGATAATGCAGCAATGCGGGCCATGGGCTACACCAGTGTAGAACAGATAAATGGTACCGATCCGGAAGTACTTAAAAGACTGGTGAACTATCATATTTTGAAGGACAGGCGGTTTATTTATGATTATATCCTGAGTGCCGGAGCCAGCAATACAAGCCGGCAGGCCATGCTCGATGGAAACTCTGTGAACATTACATTGGTACCTACGCCTGGTGTTCCGGGTAGTTTTAACGGAATCAGCTTAAAAGGTATAGGAAATACAAGTCCGGTAAACCTGCTTAAACAAGATATCCTGACAGGCAATGGTGTGTTGCACATTATAAACAGTGTTTTACGGATTACCCAATAACAGATCAGTTCGTAAATAATTAAAATTAAAAGATGAAGACAATTATATATTCAGTCGCGATGCTGTGGGCCCTGTTTTTGATGGCAGTTTGCAGTATGGCGCAGGAAACGAGTGGCTCATTAACCGGGCAGGTTAAAGATGCCAAAGGCTTAGGCATTCCCGGAGCAACCGTTGTAGCAGTACATACGCCATCGGGCACCCGGTACGCGGTTTCGGCTGATGCAGATGGCCGCTATTTTTTAAATAATCTGCGCATTGGCGCACCATATATGGTTACGGTTTCTACCACAGGCATGAAAAACGAAATCCGTAACGATATAGCGGTTCGCTTGGGAGGCACCCAACAGCTTAATGTTGTTTTGCACGATAATGTTCAAGAGCTGAATACAGTGGTTGTTTCGGGAAGGGCTGTTTCCAAACAAAAGGCAGATAGCTATGGAACGGGTAAAAATATCAGCGCCGAGCAGGTTAAAAACATGCCAACCATCAGCAGAAGTTTGACCGATATTACACGATTAACCCCTCAGGGAAGTAAGGACAATAGTTTTGGCGGTACCAATTTCAGGTACAACAACGTAACTATTGATGGCGCGGTAAATAACGACGCCATTGGCTTTAGTCCTTCATTGGGCGGACAAACCGGAACTTCAGGGATGAATGGCAGCAGCACCCGGACCAATCCGGTTTCGCTGGATGCAATAGAAGATATGCAGGTTTACCTGGCGCCTTTTGACGTAAAGATCGGGAATTTTACAGGTGGTTCGGTAAATGCCGTTACCCGTAGTGGTACCAATACCCTAAGTGGTTCTGTATATGGTTTTGGCAGAAATGCAGCCATTACCGGTAAGGATCGTGTGGGTGGTTTAGGCAAAATGCACAATGATTTTCACGATTATCAGGCGGGTTTCCGTATCGGATTTCCAATGATCAAAAATAAACTGTTCTTCTTCAGCAACGAGGAGATTACGCATCGTCAGGATCCAACGCAGTTGTATGCCGGAACAGCAGAAACCAGTCATATCTTTAGTGTTGCAGATGCTCAATCTATCAGCGATGCTGTTAAAAGTCGTTACGGAAATATCTTTGATGCAGGTACTTCAGGCATTTATACGAATTGGAGTAAATCTCAAAAATTCTTTAACCGTTTAGATTGGAACATCAATGATAAACATCAGCTGGTGCTTAGAAACAATACCATCTTTAGTAAGGCTACGCACATGGATCGCGACCAACAGGATTTCCGCTTCAGCAGTATGGCTTTTCAACAGAATAATAATCAAACCAGCACTGTCGCCGAACTGAAAAGCCGGTTTAACAATGAATTTTCCGGTAATTTACTGGTGGGCTTTACCCATGTTAGCGATAATCGTGACCCACTAAGTGATCCTACTTTGCCGCAGGTGCAGATTATGGGGCGCACGCCAGGAACAACCATTTATCTGGGGACGGATCGTGAGGCAAGTATTTTTAATATGAAACAGAAAACATGGGAGTTTACAGCCAATATCAACTGGACCAAGGGACGCCATAAAGTTTTGGTGGGTACGCACAACGAGTTGTATAACATTCAATATGGCTTTGTAAATGCCTGGAATGGCCGTGTTGACTATCTGAATATTGATGATTTTATTAGCAACAAGCCATATCGGGTAAGAGGCAGTTACAATTACTTTGACAACAGCAGGGCTTCCTTGCTGGCAAATCCTGCTGCAGATTTTAATGTGAACATGTATAGTTTATATGTTCAGGATGAAATCAGACTGAGTGATAAATTGCGCGTTACACCTGGTTTACGTGCCGATATGGTGAATTTGCCGGAAATGCCTGCCTTGAGCGACAAGGTCCGAAACATACTGGCTGATCCTAATTTTGGTAACACTTATACCTACACCCCGCTTAACCGCATAGAAAATAAGTTTTTAAATAAAGTACAATTATCGCCACGGTTGGGTTTCAGGTACGACGCACTAGGCAATCAAAAATTGATTTTAAGAGGAGGTATAGGAATGTTTACAGGCCGTATTCCTTTTGCATGGCTGGCTTATGCATACTACAATACGGGAAATAATTTTGGTGCTATTGACCAGAAGGCCGATCAGCAGCCGTTTGTGCCGGGTACTGACCCCATTAAACCAGGCAACAATGGTATTGCTGGTTTTATTGAACAAAACGGAACGGTAATTAATAATCCAAATAGCGGTCGTACACAGATTGATCTGGTGGATAACGGATTTGAAATGCCACAGGTACTACGCGGTAGTTTGGGTATCGACTACGAAACAGAAAGCGAATGGCGTTTTACACT
Encoded proteins:
- a CDS encoding TonB-dependent receptor, translating into MKTIIYSVAMLWALFLMAVCSMAQETSGSLTGQVKDAKGLGIPGATVVAVHTPSGTRYAVSADADGRYFLNNLRIGAPYMVTVSTTGMKNEIRNDIAVRLGGTQQLNVVLHDNVQELNTVVVSGRAVSKQKADSYGTGKNISAEQVKNMPTISRSLTDITRLTPQGSKDNSFGGTNFRYNNVTIDGAVNNDAIGFSPSLGGQTGTSGMNGSSTRTNPVSLDAIEDMQVYLAPFDVKIGNFTGGSVNAVTRSGTNTLSGSVYGFGRNAAITGKDRVGGLGKMHNDFHDYQAGFRIGFPMIKNKLFFFSNEEITHRQDPTQLYAGTAETSHIFSVADAQSISDAVKSRYGNIFDAGTSGIYTNWSKSQKFFNRLDWNINDKHQLVLRNNTIFSKATHMDRDQQDFRFSSMAFQQNNNQTSTVAELKSRFNNEFSGNLLVGFTHVSDNRDPLSDPTLPQVQIMGRTPGTTIYLGTDREASIFNMKQKTWEFTANINWTKGRHKVLVGTHNELYNIQYGFVNAWNGRVDYLNIDDFISNKPYRVRGSYNYFDNSRASLLANPAADFNVNMYSLYVQDEIRLSDKLRVTPGLRADMVNLPEMPALSDKVRNILADPNFGNTYTYTPLNRIENKFLNKVQLSPRLGFRYDALGNQKLILRGGIGMFTGRIPFAWLAYAYYNTGNNFGAIDQKADQQPFVPGTDPIKPGNNGIAGFIEQNGTVINNPNSGRTQIDLVDNGFEMPQVLRGSLGIDYETESEWRFTLEGMYTKSLKDVLFQQLNTKDNPLYYGYDKAKQQPVYGGTVDPRFSNIYLLSNTSEGYRYSLTGTIAKTFAKVLNVSTSYTYGESKDLSNGVRNSMESNWQLNQSLIPNSPSLSYSNFDIRHRIVSSISYNHEWKGAGRTNISLFFSAQSGSPFTYGIVNASTQGLPQQVSLTYIPLRDEALNYFKDIPTQTAVQQAAAFNQFIDGNEYLKSRRGMYTERNKGRTPWNVQADLHLAHELFVNHNKSQSLSFTVDVMNIANLISKSWGVQYFSPNTFNSTSSVGLTPSLFPPQQNLGNYPVFTFNNPGQPYSIDYFGSRTQMQLGLRYSF
- a CDS encoding fasciclin domain-containing protein codes for the protein MVKHNLYQRNNTIWSLLLLAILGLSCSKDEQGLSDYDNNKINLVIADNFNLSAFSAALKRGNLDKDLQQGMGPYTTLAPSDAAFSAAGYTSPVSVLTANSTTIARIANYHTLDGRYELNKMPFLFNQELKSRGGKLYVTHWIKGQDTVLTINGARVLAQNIPASNGLIQVLNRVLTPYLHDVLSDAITAESGITLFAQALKTSGLLQTLDQAGPYTVFAPDNAAMRAMGYTSVEQINGTDPEVLKRLVNYHILKDRRFIYDYILSAGASNTSRQAMLDGNSVNITLVPTPGVPGSFNGISLKGIGNTSPVNLLKQDILTGNGVLHIINSVLRITQ
- a CDS encoding fasciclin domain-containing protein — translated: MNRINLRNIGPAILLAVIIFFSACNKTEFLPDPEGEKVPFQSEATKTVDELLAASAAKLYYTAWQKSNIKNILSAKGAKVLFTVFAPDDAAMEAAGLNRSAINAMPVAELDSLMMFYTTVGAVTMEELKSRSDNFMLKSMLQRPGLYVKFYEGNPTGSWTYDLYYYRHYVAVKGDELLINGKSTGKINYSPAINGGLYVIGKTLQRPVKTILEVLKADGRFTMFVESQRLADELYIETMATAMEPLYGYKPSPEEVMQAASGRLFYESGWGINKPIYEGYIGPNITVSTLFAPTDEAFHKAGFQSVADVLKLNERGNVRFDEDYYTPRGGYPMDTVFSYHRNWGRINQSETAGGDKANGNATVFYGNVLSPVLNEYMVNLGGNPPIEYGYKMPFMFSTSNNRVQMQIKGSDYPAATVTETDINTLNGPIHVVDQLFIPKGFKLK